The following proteins come from a genomic window of Microbacterium sp. SY138:
- a CDS encoding hemolysin family protein, with amino-acid sequence MDYIMLGVGLLLTVGTGLFVASEFALVNLDRAELEARQARGESRLSLTISALRHTSTHLSAAQLGITLTTLLTGYTMEPALSNLLRPTLIAWNLPEAAVAPIATIVAMLVATVLSMILGELVPKNFALALPLATAKLVIPFQIAFTTVFKPAVVVLNGSANGVLRGMGIEPKEELSGARSAEELSSLVRRSANAGLLEADTASLLDRTLMFSRLTAADVMTARPSMHAIAAGDSVDDVIQLARRTGHSRFPVYDDDLDDITGVVHLKAAISVPRERRTEVPVGALATEPLRVPETVHVDALIAELRARGYQLAIVVDEYGGTAGLVTLEDLVEELVGEVADEHDRTRAGVIRNREGVTFPGELRPDELRRRAGVEVPEGDVYDTVGGYVMSVLERVPAVGDEVSLDSGVLQVVRMDGRRVDRVRYVPNPLDGDEEVTR; translated from the coding sequence ATGGACTACATCATGTTGGGCGTGGGGCTCCTGCTCACGGTCGGCACCGGCCTCTTCGTGGCGAGCGAGTTCGCATTGGTGAACCTCGATCGCGCCGAACTCGAAGCCAGGCAGGCACGCGGTGAATCGCGGCTCTCGCTCACGATCAGCGCCCTCAGGCACACATCGACGCATCTCTCGGCGGCCCAGCTTGGCATCACGCTCACGACGCTTCTGACCGGTTACACGATGGAGCCGGCGCTGTCGAACCTCCTGCGCCCGACCCTCATCGCCTGGAACCTCCCTGAAGCGGCCGTCGCGCCGATCGCGACCATCGTGGCGATGCTGGTGGCGACGGTGCTCTCGATGATCCTCGGCGAACTCGTCCCCAAGAACTTCGCCCTCGCTCTGCCGCTGGCCACGGCGAAGCTCGTGATCCCTTTCCAGATCGCGTTCACGACCGTGTTCAAACCGGCCGTCGTGGTGCTCAACGGCAGTGCGAACGGCGTACTGCGCGGCATGGGGATCGAGCCGAAGGAAGAGCTGTCAGGCGCCCGCAGCGCGGAGGAGCTGTCATCGCTCGTGCGGCGGTCCGCCAACGCGGGCCTGCTGGAGGCCGACACCGCCTCGCTGCTCGACCGCACCCTCATGTTCTCGCGCCTCACGGCCGCCGACGTGATGACGGCCAGACCGAGCATGCACGCGATCGCTGCAGGCGACTCGGTGGACGACGTCATCCAGCTCGCGCGACGCACGGGCCACAGCCGCTTCCCCGTGTACGACGACGACCTCGACGACATCACGGGCGTCGTGCACCTGAAAGCCGCCATCTCGGTTCCGCGCGAGCGGCGCACGGAGGTGCCGGTGGGCGCTCTCGCGACGGAACCGCTCCGCGTTCCGGAGACCGTGCACGTCGACGCCCTGATCGCGGAACTTCGTGCGCGCGGTTATCAACTCGCGATCGTCGTGGACGAGTACGGCGGGACCGCGGGGCTGGTGACCTTGGAAGACCTCGTCGAAGAACTCGTCGGAGAGGTCGCCGATGAGCACGATCGCACCCGCGCGGGAGTCATCCGCAACCGGGAGGGCGTCACGTTCCCCGGAGAGCTGCGCCCGGACGAGCTGCGTCGCCGTGCCGGTGTGGAAGTACCCGAGGGTGATGTGTACGACACCGTCGGCGGCTACGTCATGAGCGTGCTCGAGCGCGTGCCCGCGGTGGGCGACGAGGTCTCTCTCGACAGCGGCGTGCTGCAGGTGGTCCGCATGGATGGCAGACGGGTGGATCGGGTGCGCTACGTGCCGAATCCGCTCGATGGCGATGAGGAGGTGACCCGATGA
- a CDS encoding GuaB1 family IMP dehydrogenase-related protein has translation MKFSGEQPTVDLTYSDVFLVPRRSAVTSRLQVDLAPQDGTPATLPLVAANMNSVTGPRIAAVLARRGALGVLPQDLPLQDLDAAIREVKSQPVLWDTPIVLPPEASAADALRLLPATSGHGIVVARGTAPIDVERILGILPATRLATALPDAQLGDLVHHGTPAIDADDIGSERHAFDVITDAGVEMVTVVHHGHLVGTLSARSALRSTLYRPAVDSDGRLAVAAAVGINGDVAAKAKALAAAGVDVLVVDTAHGHQEGMLRALRAIAELDLGLPVVAGNIVTADGVADLVDAGASILKVGVGPGAMCTTRMMTAVGRPQFSAVLETAQAARELGAHVWADGGVRYPRDVALALAAGAASVMVGSWFAGTIEAPGELQRDAEGRLFKESWGMASTKAVQARFGRLDAYERARKELFAEGISSSKIYLDPLRPGIEDLLDMITSGVRSSFTYAGSSSVPEFHERAVVGLQSAAGYEEGKALPVSW, from the coding sequence ATGAAGTTCTCTGGAGAGCAGCCGACCGTCGATCTGACCTACTCCGACGTCTTCCTCGTACCGCGCAGATCCGCGGTCACCAGCCGTCTCCAGGTCGATCTCGCCCCGCAGGACGGCACCCCGGCGACCCTGCCACTCGTCGCCGCGAACATGAACTCCGTGACCGGTCCGCGCATCGCAGCCGTGCTCGCGCGGCGTGGCGCGCTCGGCGTGCTGCCCCAGGACCTGCCGCTGCAGGATCTCGATGCGGCGATCCGCGAGGTGAAGTCGCAGCCCGTGCTCTGGGACACGCCCATCGTGCTGCCTCCCGAAGCATCGGCGGCCGATGCGCTCCGTCTGCTCCCGGCGACCAGCGGTCACGGGATCGTCGTCGCCCGCGGGACGGCGCCGATCGACGTCGAGCGCATCCTCGGGATCCTCCCGGCGACCCGCCTGGCCACGGCGCTCCCCGATGCGCAGCTCGGCGATCTCGTGCACCACGGCACGCCGGCGATCGACGCGGACGACATCGGCTCGGAGCGGCACGCGTTTGACGTGATCACCGACGCAGGCGTCGAGATGGTGACCGTCGTGCACCACGGACACCTCGTCGGAACGCTGAGCGCCCGGAGTGCGCTGCGCTCGACGCTCTACCGCCCTGCGGTCGATTCCGATGGGCGCCTCGCGGTCGCCGCGGCCGTCGGGATCAACGGCGACGTCGCGGCCAAGGCCAAGGCACTCGCGGCGGCAGGCGTCGACGTTCTGGTCGTCGACACCGCCCACGGCCACCAGGAGGGGATGCTGCGGGCTCTGCGCGCGATCGCCGAGCTCGACCTCGGCCTCCCCGTCGTCGCAGGCAACATCGTCACCGCCGACGGCGTGGCCGATCTGGTCGACGCGGGGGCCTCGATCCTCAAAGTCGGCGTCGGCCCCGGCGCCATGTGCACCACCCGCATGATGACCGCGGTCGGCCGCCCGCAGTTCTCCGCCGTGCTCGAGACCGCGCAGGCGGCACGCGAGCTCGGTGCGCACGTCTGGGCCGACGGTGGCGTGCGCTATCCGCGCGATGTCGCTCTGGCCCTCGCCGCCGGCGCGGCCTCCGTCATGGTGGGATCCTGGTTCGCCGGCACCATCGAGGCACCGGGGGAGTTGCAGCGCGACGCAGAGGGGCGTCTGTTCAAGGAGTCCTGGGGCATGGCGTCGACCAAGGCCGTCCAGGCGCGCTTCGGTCGCCTCGACGCTTACGAGCGTGCTCGCAAGGAGCTCTTCGCCGAGGGCATCTCCTCATCGAAGATCTATCTCGACCCGCTCCGTCCCGGGATCGAAGACCTTCTCGACATGATCACCTCCGGTGTCCGCTCATCCTTCACCTACGCCGGCTCCTCGTCTGTACCGGAGTTCCATGAGCGCGCAGTGGTGGGCCTGCAGTCGGCGGCCGGCTACGAAGAGGGCAAGGCGCTGCCGGTCAGCTGGTGA